In Cryptomeria japonica chromosome 5, Sugi_1.0, whole genome shotgun sequence, the genomic window CGACTTCGATGTTATCAGGGATCGGGGTAGCCAGTTTAGGTGTGtttctgtagtacccctgcccaaatcaatctctaatctcagtttaattttggttagtttatcttaatattatgattatagtcagatgtttgatttaacgcatagctattgaggtggttttcacactagtgtatgcaagttgttagtgtacctatttcgtggtattaatatcgggctaacgctttcattaaattttatacatgtatgcatgtatgactcttggttgcaggaaatttcaggtacaacgccgcacgagtgcgaggttcgtcttcacctggatttgcaggtttgagtgtacctcttgaatccttagagttggattaggtggtcgtaagaccctagttgaccctagtcgtgctcaagtgagcatcgccagtcgtcgtcggtgttccctttttgtttgggtttgcgggtcatctgtttggttgaccttctcggtttgcgtgcttggtgtgcatggttaaattgattaattaatccttagtaattattttgattaaatatgtatttgtgcattagagtttaatggactagattaatcgggatttcgttatgcgattttcgttgatattggattgctcgttttaaattgggagtaagttcgattaaatgactgattttgaatattaaatgcattttatatatgctgttgaaaaagaaagttttgtattttatcgcaatagattgattgtattctgttggcttttgaaattagaaagattaaatttcagttgaatgagaaaatcgattttgaattgaaaagcaagtcaatttgttgttatagttagaaaaggattaaatgttgagaattatttgtaaataagaattttaattccaaaaatggaattttggtcaactcttccatataacccaaaatttggggaaaattggaggatggacattttggagaattttttttggttggaaagtaattttggataaaattgggggttttggggaggaagatagttcttctggatctggcaggattgggctctccttcagctattccaggaatgcgtatggaggtaggatttaccttaactgttcttccttgttgttttGAAATGGTCTGTTGGGTGAAATTGATTGTTGGCAAAATCCAACCTTTTAAATATTGTTATCAGTTCTAAATTTGGAATTGTGGGTTAAAATCCATGCTTGTGGCTTGTGTTCTTCAAGAGAATTTCATAGTTAGACCATTGTGTTAATATGATTCTTTTTGCCATGCCTGGTTTTGTTAATAAAAATCAATAGATTTAatggaggtgtgttattcctcacaactgtttgggtgtttcaaacccttttGTATTTGGGAAgaatgtatatcatcaaaaatatgatACCCAAAACACAGTTCTTATTAAATCGAAATTCATTATGAAATTTAGGATGGGCGTTTGTTTTAGTTCGGACTGTgtgtcgtttttttttttttttttttaaatatattttgaaaCCGGACTGGGCGTGTGTTTTTTTTAAAAGACtgttggtttggggttggagggcggggagcggagctccacccgctcctcctcccctcccccgctcgtcccccttTCCCTGGCTTCCCCGCTCGTTTTCCCTTGCTCTTGCTCGCTGTGCAACAGCGGCCGCGACTCACtatggtggccgcaggggccgcggtggccgcagggcgccgcggacctgcgagCACCATAGTGGCACCACCCGCACGGACTTCAGCCTGCGGCTAGGGTTGGGGGCCCAGCCGtccccgttgggaggtgggccccgccctcgcccctttctaaaaatgtttttttttaaattagtttttttttaaaagatggtttttttttaatgtattttttttattcaaaaaaaaaatgcttataatattttaaatattattttattgttaagtggaaattagtttcttaattatgattaGGGTGGCAATGTCATGATAAATGTTAATttggtattgattaattttataatggagtttataggttaatcattattcaatgtcatttcatgacttatgcaccccttctaattaagttctaaaactgttaatttcgcaattgaatattattgattatattctgattgatcttggattaataaatttatatcttgccttctagctgattagggaagttggctaattgaggtgtaagtgaaatatttatcattgggaatttgaatttaaacgatgtgcttttggaaatgattatcttcattagattctctttttataattatatttccgtgatccgtattatgcatctgggtttgaaaaatatgaaactgtagaggacggttttgaaccagtatgtctatgacgttttaattggagattaaatatcttatttatttgattaatggttgtctgaattttattaatatgaattggtttaaaaactcattatggctttatatgtctgttcaatGCTTtggaccttagagagttagaaaaccaagaacaacctattcctagatgaggtagataactgtaatctgatttagatcttgtagaaaacttgatcgacttttaatgtttagatcaatttagAAAAGATTGTATCTTCTggatattgcctatgcgagtttaatttctgtattcgcttttaattatgaaatggcatgtcgtgcttgttttgataggaccTTGTCGTATGgcatgatttggggtacctgtttcagtcctcgattccgagttgactgttgtgtgGTGGTAGTgttgtatttggtcatatcctctatgtgtgagtcgaatgatgattcgtggttgaccttagttgtcaggtctctagttagagtaccgtcagtaagtgttcatcttttgaGTCgcgtttgaccagatgattgtttctcccttcttgaactctgttcgtctgaccatgtctagtccttggttttgagttcgtctgagtttagtctagtgtcgtatgggaaagtggctttcgattgggggccgtgcccaaagtggctgctgggtaacccgtcgaaagtgagtctaataagtgataacctatcagtagattagaatgtaatctctaagtaagataattgtgcctcacacatgggacgagtgctatcatagattcgacatgctgtgagaaggcctgaaatggcaaaccaccatccttgtcttcacgagaggatgtgtgggtccacatgaggcttggatgggccgaaagctcggattaggttgccagggtaacccattgTATGGGGcgaggacctatgaagacttgccatggtaaccgtgccaggttgtgtgatgacacttgtccctacgttcgctagtgtgttgtcgttttgtcctgttaggagtacctttgtgggtcgtccttttgtctctgcccttgtgagtatgggtttcatgttagaccttgggtggtgatggctcagttttgtggatgctcttctggacttatgtttttagctttgattatgttcagctggatcctgttcttttcagggatcgtttatgtattaattggccgatgtggtcgcttgtatattgtttatgtttcgccttgatggcaggattgtaattggtgtaacctcttgtattcttaactttattaattatcagaggggtcttgcagttgagcagacccggagatgtagccctttaggggtgaactccgagatcattatggtgttatgtgatgttattctcttatgtttcccttattcagctttttcttgtatgattagcttatgttagaatggttaagtggataaaatggaattaactttaaatgcttatattcagtcccttcttgaatgccatgtggatcgaatgcgtaagtggtttagatgagatttatcgttgatgcatgtatgtaatcgtcttttaaaatgcaataagatggaatatgaaagaatgtaacttagagtaatggatatattcagttgttgttaaggaaattagtatgcttgaaaagatctcttatgtttatgatggaattctagtgtgttaggatattagatgtatggcttgtaattttaaatgaaaagcttgaatgaagtttatgaatagatcttaatgggtgagtcattgcttgtgatttatatttccatcttttgaaagaaattatcctgattaagaattatctcgttgctAGATTAGCAGctcattggattaattgtgtgagttaagtgaattgtgatatttaagtaatctcgttgggaaactctttaggtgttagttgatgtcttccgctatgcaattatgaatctttgatatcttgttgtatcttatgtggtgtatctttaaaaaataaaattattgcactcttatcttgtattttggcttatcccttcggggtttcctggcggggcattacagtttcTGATGACCCGACGAAaccgaccaagtggtggggcccgacaaagaagagcttcattcctagtggttagtgaggtcgtgctaaggtggcaggacagggacttcgaagccaatcagggggtgccacatggcagagcgcagaaagagagatcgagcagatcaaggaagatcggacaATCGAGATAGTTGTTTGGTTGTCTTGCCGATAACCTAATGGAATTTCCTTTGGTGATCGAGGTATCATCGGATATCGGGATGACATGGTTGGTTGCTACATCGATACCCGATGAGTTTGCCTTCGTTGGTATCGGGGTAGATAGTTTGATTGTCTTGCCAATGACCCGATGAGGTCGTCTTCGGCAATCGGGTTGATATCGGCAATCGGGTTAACAAGATGGAAGCTACGTCGATGACCCATGGAGTCACCTTCGGCGATCAGAGTATCATCAGAGATCGGGATGACATTGTTGGGTTATGCTGATGGCCCGATAGAGTCGCTGTGGTGTCATCGGGAGATCGGGTCTACCTGTTGAAGGCTATCCCGATGAGCTGATGGAGCCAACCTGTTTGGAGTCACATCAGTGGAGTCGTCTACTGGTTCATCGGGAGATCGGAGCAATGCATTTGTGGTCTTTTCGATGGtcgatggagtagagactgactacaGGTGTGCGCTCAAACCGAAGATGGTCTTgtcagtgtatatgaatacgaactgacCCGACTTCCttgtgcatgtgggatattgtgtttctcacaaATGCAGGCTGACGTAGAtagttagatgtctaaccgattggtgAAAACTCACAGTTGAACGGTCGACATGGAAGATGTAATCGGAGTATCTAAAGGAAACCAAAATAGAATGTTGGTTAGCTGGATGGATGGTACTGAATGACAGACGGTTGGACTCCATAACGGTTATGCTTAACCGATACGTTGTAATTGATGGCTGATATATATGTTGCTAGAGATGTAACCGATGAGGAAGTGAGGTTACTGTGTGACGTATGGTGTGGAGTCCTGTATGTTGGAAGCCTGAGTGTGTCTGCATGAGGTGAGAACAGAGTTCTGAGATCGGAGTCCAGAAAAGAGGATCTGATAACTTTATTGTAATcgtgttgtttactgaataaagtgatctctctttggtggtgggttttttactcgTAAGGGTTTTCCAACATATATTTGGTGTCTTTCTTTGGTGCTATTTTGTCTGGTTTATCTTAAACTTCTGTCtgtgtttattttaatgtactacaaactgaaattgaaatacttccttgcttgctaatccccttagaattgacgatAGGAGAGCGTTTTCCGCGCTTGGCTTTCCTTACACCTTTGACTAGATATCTTAAAGATCAAGGAGGGTTAATGTGGTTTACCTATTACAATCAAAGATACTATTGTCGTCATCAATGCGTTGTTGCCTTGTACATTTTAAGGGCCATTGCTTTTTTGTTCCGAAGATTGTgaatgagaaaacaaaattaattatatttattttatatataatatttttcataatttatgatgATAATATGAGATGTTTTAAGGATTTGATGTTGAATTTTTTATTGACATTGTTTTagactctatgatccatcattaagAAATAGACAagatgatgatggatcatggagtttgattGGTAGATGAAAAGCTCAATATCAAATCTAGAAACATCTCATGTCAATTATATTCAATCAACAAATGTCATGAATAATCAAAACAGTTATTAATTGTTgacaataataattatatattaattaatttagaaaGATATATTTGTTATTAGGCAAGAGAGCTTATACAATGGTTTTAAAGAGTTGAATGGTATGTTGTACATAAAAATAAAACATGGCTGACATACATTTAACAATTAAATTGTAAAATAAACGTTTCAAACTAAAATATACCTACTTTTAGAAAAACTATCTAAAAAGGAGGGGGATCATTTTCCACAAGTCTATTCAACTTATATATGACAAATGTCTATTCAACTTATATATCACAAATATCTATTCAATTTATATATGATAAATTGATGTAAAAATAGACACTtcgaaaataatattttatatatatattttttaaacataaATATACTGTGACAATAAATATAGAATTTCATAAAACATCAATATAAATTGTCTTGTCTATTCAACTTATATACTGACAGTAAATATAAAGAACTTTTGGAAAACAATAAATATATAATAGGAATTACACTTTAACATTATaataatatttgaaaaaattattaattaatatatatttattttaattcaaatttTGACTGGAACTGTCGAAATTATTTTTGGAAAACAATAAATATATAATAGGAATTACACTTTAACATTATaataatatttgaaaaaattattaattaatatatatttattttaattcaaatttTGACTGGAACTGTCGAGATTAACCAcagtcaaggataatttggattttcCTTGTTAAGAACCCAAAAAAGAAAGAGATCTGATTCAAAACAAAATTCTAAGCTAAAGCTGGTCAACAAATCGAATCCCAGCGAGAGTGGCGTCTAAATTGAAGCATTTGAGAGAATATAAATCAGAACAAAATGACGAGGTTAACAGCAGAGGACATGGAAACATTAAGAGATTTCAAGTAAAAGCTCAATAAAATGAGAAAAGATTCGTAAATTTTGAAGTACGAGCTGAAAAAATTTGAGAGATTTATGGTAAGACCAGAATACAATGAGAAAttaagagattttaagtagaaaccCCAAAAAATGAGATATATCCGAGAAAAcaggaaatagaaattgaagaatttTGTTTTATAAGAAGCCtcagaaaaacaagaaaaaaacagAGAGATTTGTATGATTTGAAGGTCTTGTTGGTGCACATATTGATTCTGGGCGAGGCAGGAAAGGTAGCGTTGAATTCAAAGAAAAGTACGGCGTTTAATCTACAAGAGGGTAAAAACTTGAGGGGCTCGAAGAGATTCGAAGCGTGGTCAGGCCGGAAGGTATCTTTGAAGAAAGCGACATTAAATGCTCAAAAAATAAAGTTCAgaattttctttacaaaatttatAGGCATGCTTTCTACAGGGAGAAATTGAACTTGAATTCTAGAGAAAGCAATAAAGATTTTACAACatgaaaattcaacaaaaaaataatcACTCATTGTGAGAGATTATGAGCGATATTAAGGTCTTGAAGGTCTCGTAAACGGTGGTGAATTTACAGGAAAATAGTAAATATTTTGAAAGGTTTCAAGCGACAACGACGCTAAATGCAAAGGAAACAATAGAGATTTCCATTTTACATTTTTGTTTCGAGAAAATCGAGCAAAATGCGCAAGGAAAGAAGATACAGAAATGCACGCACACAACCGGCTGTCAACAGTGCACACAGCTTCATCGTGACGAGCTTCGCCGAGTCTGGGGCACGGACGAAACAAAAGCGGCCATATTCGAAGTAAATTTTGAATATTATTTGTTCAAAAATTGTTTATATCATAAATTAAACATTGCATAAAGCTTTTAACTGATAAAATTATCAATTTTGTTGCTGGAAACTGTTCAGATTAACTACAACATCAGAAATATGAGTTtcctacaatctagaaagaagtgtgtatgatttatttcaattttaattattttatatttttaattgacATTCCGATCGCATTCACTAATCTATCAGAAGAGTGATAATTTACAAACCAATAAAATTTCATTGTTTGTGGATGTGCCAATCTGCAGGATACCTTTTAGATATGGTTAAATAAACCATGACTAATAGATGAATTTTATATGAACTAATTGAAGTGCATTTGGTTTTAGCACATGAGCCCGTCTTACTGGAcagtttttaatttatatttttctttgatttaaCAGAATATAATACATTTTTTAAGCCAATGCAATAACAAAACGCATTCTCAAACTGTGAGAAATATAAAATCTAATTACAAACCTGCCATGTATATTTATCATTTAGGTATGATGTTGCTTTGGAGACAAATACAAGAGGACCTTCTCGGCTCATGGAGTTTGGAAGAAGTTGCAGAAAGCTACAGCTCTTTCTGCATGTATCAAAAGGTACTACTATTTATATCATAAATTATACCTGCAAGCTTAGTAATTAATGGAAGCAAAACAAACTATTACATTCTGAACATGACACTGCTTTTGTTATCTTAACCTGTAGCATATGTCAATGGGCAAAGAGAAGGGAGGATAGTAGAAAAACCATTCAAAGGGCTAGAAGATGCTCCAGCTTTGAACATTCTAAATGAAATTGAATTAGCCAAAATAAGTCTGAATTTTCATCAAACCAGAATGTCAGATTCCAAAAGCTCTAAAGCTAAAAATGAGGATGGCATTTCTCAAACAATGAAAGACATGGCTTTGGAAAGGTACGCAATGAATTCCTGAGCTTCCTCTtaatttgttatattatattttcagTTTTCATATTCTACGAATCCAATTTATCCCTAAAAGATGTGCCTAGAAGTTAGTTCTGAAAACAAGAAGATAAAAACATTctcaaaaatttaataaatatattttacctCATAAACTGTGCAGGGCAAGAACATATGGATGGAATGATGTTTATGTGTTTAGCAAGGCAATGGGAGAAATGTTTTTAGACCAGAACAGAGGAGAAATCCCATCGGCTATTGTTAGACCTAGTGTGATTGAAGGAACCTACAGTGATCCATTTCCTGGATGGATAGAAGGCCTTCGGTAAGAACACTCGTAAATTTCATGTATGTATCAAGTACTTCCTAGCCAAACACTAGTTCCTGATACCTCTCAAAGTGTCTTAGAAGATAATTTATAAGAATGAATCAAAATTGGCTGTGCCATCTATATCAATTTGGGTTAACTCCATTATAAGATTGTTTGTACTTATTTTTAAAATACATATTTAGTTcattaaattattcaatttcaaatatACTTGACAATCTTTTCTGGGTTCTTTATTTTTCTGCTCTCCTATTAGTCTGGGGTCCTCACTTTCTGCCCACTTTTCTGTTTGGTTAGTAGAGGGCCCTTATTTATGTTCTGCAGACCAGTTCATCATGAACCTTCTTTTGATGGTTTATTCTTTCTTCTCCATCGTAATAGTTGTTTAGGTAAATGATCTTTGTAGAAATAGAACATAAATATCCTAAAAGGCCTTTCCTCTGCAACCTACTacttataattttataatattccAATCATCTACTTCATTGAGATattgtttttttccttttttttttcgttttttaagGTTTTAAGATATGTTTATAATGTTTTAAACAGTTTTGTAGTTGTGGACTAAAcagcatataataattcaattgttGCAGAATGGTAGATCCAATAATTGCTACTATTCAAAAGGCCAGCTCTCTGCCCTAATTTGTGATCCAAATGTGACACTTGATATAGTAAGTATCAACATACAGTTACAAGTTTTAAAAGTGTTTTTTTGAATTGTATTGACAAATACTTTTCCACACAGGTCCCAGTAGATATGGTTGCAAACGCAATACTTGCAGTAATGGCAAAGCATGCTGGCAAATCTGGCCTGGAGGTTTATCAAATGGCGTCTTCTCTTGCAAACCCAATATTTAAAGGAGAGCTTTTTGGGATGTTTCATCAGTATTTCAAAGCCCATCCTTATGTTGATGTTAGGGGCAAACCAATAAAAGTAAAGGATTCTCTCAAGCTATTTGCCAACATGGAAGATCTTTCTTCTCATGCTTTAAACATGTCATTAAATGTAAGTTGCGgaggaatattttttatttattagcgGTGACATTGATGAAGACTGTCAAGGCATTTTAGACGAAATTGTTGTTTAAAATTTTATCCATTAAATGATTATTACAAAAATGTGTAATGATAATAGGCAAATGGGCACTCTTTTGGTCAAATGGAAAAGCAAGAGCGCATAGCTATGAAGTTAGGAGCCCGTGTGAATAAACATGTAGGCAGAGTATACCAGTCATATCTTACTTGCAGAGCCAGGTAAACCTATTTCACTGTTTTTACTTGTCTTCTtggattaagacactaaatctcaCAAGAGTTGTTTTTATTTTGACTTCAGATTTGACAACTCAAACACAAATAAGTTATTCCAAGAACTCTCCCAAGAAGTAAAGGAAATATTTGGGTTCGAGCAGAACATTGTTTAAGACGATGAAGGGTGTAATAGTCTTTTAAGGGTGAAATATTTGGCTTATATGAAAATAATTGTTGAATCCATCAAAGGATAGTTGCCACATTACGATTTCTAGATTGTGATCCATCATAACCATTTCAGGACGTACCATTCAACAGTAAAATCACATAAGTCGATCACAATTGAAATCAATAGTTGTTAATGAATAATCGGAAAGATTAAGAGACGACATTCCTATGCGTTCCTCAAGAGCAACAATTAAGTAAAGTTATTGAAGTGGGTTCTCATGCTAAACAAAGATTTCATTTCAAAGGAGCGATTAAAATATGAGAAGTCTGTAGCAACTTTATATTAAGAACAGTGACTGGTCAGTCAAAAGACAGGTCAGCGATCTAGAGGAGCAATCGTAGCCAATATTATTTAATAACGAGCAGTCAAAAAATATCGACTCAGGTAAAGACAACATGTGCGATGGGAATAATTAATGACAGCCATTAGTTAAGACTTAATATAAGTCCTTAATCATGAAGAAAACACCATTGGCATATTAAATGAATGTATTTATGTTATGAGTAAAGAACAGTGAATTATTAATAAGGAATCATTAATGAACTCTGTTTGTGTGTTTGAACCTTAAATGCATTTAATTAATCTTtgtggtggagaatttgtgctcttgaaagagaggtcacaagttcaaatctcacaagggggtaaggtatgtacgcctcgcttgtagtgcagttaggtacctccCGCAAGAAATACGAGGTAGTCCCATAAGACTCTAATTCATCTGTAGAACCATACATAGATGGTTGACATCATAGACGATAAAAGACACTTTACTTTACTTTTTGTTACATTTTAAAGAAGGGTGTGCTTGCCACAAGACAAAAGATGTGACCCTCCCAAACAACTGACCCTCCCAAACAACCGTTCCTTCAGGGATATATTAAGATTAGCCCTCATTCGTCAAGGAAAAAATGGAAGTAAGAAGAGAATATGAAAGGATGGAGTATAAGACACCCGTGCTGAATCTGCACATGGACATTTTCAGGAATAAAGAGAGTAAATTCAAAAACAACGATACACTGAGGC contains:
- the LOC131064414 gene encoding fatty acyl-CoA reductase 2, chloroplastic-like codes for the protein MDRRPSNGRSNNCYYSKGQLSALICDPNVTLDIVPVDMVANAILAVMAKHAGKSGLEVYQMASSLANPIFKGELFGMFHQYFKAHPYVDVRGKPIKVKDSLKLFANMEDLSSHALNMSLNANGHSFGQMEKQERIAMKLGARVNKHVGRVYQSYLTCRARFDNSNTNKLFQELSQEVKEIFGFEQNIV